Proteins from one Planctomyces sp. SH-PL62 genomic window:
- a CDS encoding HAD family hydrolase, which translates to MRSPVLMFDFGNVLAFFDYTIIYGKLGARLGLSAEAFHELAKSKGLKGRLSEFESGRLSPEEFSAIVQREVGLDITFEEFAEAWQDIFELNAPVAALAAELKAGGYTLLLGSNTNALHATFYRRQFRETLDQFDHFVLSHEILAMKPSRAFFEACTRAVGAPADSCIFIDDVEENVQGAREAGLVGLVYTDAATLRDDLRALGVDPTGPSFESPRT; encoded by the coding sequence ATGCGTTCGCCGGTGCTGATGTTCGATTTCGGAAACGTCCTGGCCTTTTTCGACTACACAATCATCTACGGCAAGCTCGGCGCCCGGCTCGGGCTCTCCGCCGAGGCGTTCCACGAACTCGCGAAGTCCAAAGGCCTGAAGGGGCGGCTTTCCGAATTCGAATCGGGCCGACTTTCCCCGGAGGAGTTTTCGGCGATCGTTCAGCGGGAGGTCGGGCTCGACATCACGTTCGAGGAGTTCGCCGAGGCCTGGCAGGACATCTTCGAGCTGAACGCCCCGGTCGCCGCGCTGGCGGCCGAGTTGAAGGCCGGCGGCTATACGCTGCTGCTGGGTTCCAACACGAACGCCCTCCATGCCACGTTCTACCGTCGCCAGTTCCGCGAGACGCTCGACCAGTTCGACCATTTCGTGCTCTCGCACGAAATCCTGGCGATGAAGCCCTCGCGCGCGTTCTTCGAGGCCTGCACCCGGGCGGTGGGGGCGCCCGCCGACTCCTGCATCTTCATCGACGACGTCGAGGAGAACGTGCAGGGGGCTCGCGAAGCGGGCCTCGTGGGCCTGGTCTATACCGACGCCGCGACGCTCCGTGACGATCTCCGGGCCCTGGGCGTCGACCCGACCGGGCCTTCGTTCGAAAGCCCCCGGACTTGA
- a CDS encoding Ig-like domain-containing protein: MGSFKADSGDKGPDRRQGKKHAKRQGSPKLEYLEGRILLASDPLQGGNPIWNARSVDIGDVQNGPMAPLGGQLINLYQKQQSGLTSNALAAAFPALQIRNGSVLVGLTTWGDLNALQKTVKNLGMQVTSSSTTYGMINGWLPINQLYTTSQIPSLVSGRPIYKPEASYQGLANNQAQQSMFADAAATQYNVTGAGVTVGVLSDSFDSLGGYQTDVSTGDLPAGIRVLSDLPAGQGSDEGRAMLQNIYDIAPGATLQFATAFIDDLSYAQNIVALADAGSKVIVDDVGYANEPFFQDGIIAQSVTNVTQRGIPYFAAARNSADGGYLSSFRGVQATIPSINNGAAARFMNFNGGSGTAVTQMPITTASDGVSIIFQYDQPFATQQPVGTGNTVTSQLHFFVLDSSGAVVASGTDDNTATQQPFQFVTIPTAGTYSVVIQVVSGADPGHVQFVEWGGDVAVSQQFGTAGGTYYATSVGHSTAVDTIGVGATPWWAPSPFLNQNPLANEPFSSFGPSIYVRDARGALLSKSVVPQNPFITAPDGGNTTFFGGVMQTNNPPFPGNPATTTNLSQDLPSFFGTSSAAPNAAAVAALMFEKAPDATVAEIRAGLASSARPMNGAGAGVWHPQSGFGLIDAVAAVASVDVLQVASTTPANSTVVTTTPNYIIVTFSKPVRASSLSAGNIQFVRKPNGVTTSIGAPIPVDDPTNPTVVAYPYSFTYNKAVTNTANGVYSYVVAGPVTSTDGRVLEQSGLISFQLSDVTSPRVASTNTQGRLVTVKFSKPMNPATITKQNIIVARLNGAPNFSSPNIARPSLDPRVTIRYDAATNTATLDFSALPQTELPTDAYAIVVMGGAGGVTDAVGNQLDGEFSGSFPSGNGTAGGTFLQELGTLVVRAPVITSFALDPSSTNDTGIPSDSNTNKAQPKFIGQVFNTFPGSVANADYYVQFNSTNGGAFSLGVGPGGRGITGSYNVSGKTDANGAFTLTAHTALPEGFQRARVVVVGQNDQTSGSGLSSSLDRAFRIDLTRPSVTGAAQLDQSPFPFYVSDLPGLSLYVQDVSAQAAGYLATPRNVVFPALDPSTAVNLSNYQLQVTLDNGTTLDVSQYITKANYVGLTPTYDASGNFIGTYQGRIDLTLAPGLPAGTYRLRAFSQGTVDGVFRSGLLDAAGNPLLNGGSSTPNYALYFKLQRAPAYITNMVMASAPSPNAYYSVGGPGAYFDLSGGRAQAPPKAWMLDFSNPLPFSNGSGAAIDYSAMIQLVRSANSAGAPADGNFGDLGQDGKGSSGSGFTRVAGTIAELYWQNPATGGWIKSDASHPHGTRIVLLSPGGLPDADYYRVYVPNQVDVSGNDSRIFDIYRNQLDGEFLGNPTSTVSTQFHPFSPDPSKLFPGDRAIYNYETLLTTGYTSPAPVSRMTGDGVDGGAFMAGFVVATSNHILYTRPDYREDPFDPSTAPDGSLAKPYSALAPEAAPGSDLNPGRDPNGGLNSASNFLSGFNPNYDRNGNGRFDRSVLYAAQQLAYTGPVVIVAIPGTPQRDPLTGVVTQLPFVLQAPAGSNSYNNGSASVPFNTTLVFTPGTTLKSQNASLFVQNQGSALQIQGNSIPGQQVNFTSYNDASIGGPTNGNPNTTPRAGDWGGVVFRNYNQSVDTRANDVRFPVDGILLGVGAASADPARPALAGADELMSRINFATFRYGGGAVPRSSGTTYSGITLYNTRPSITNTRVTDTGTSGGTQGAIGADMDSFLQDDVARGPVIRRVTVQNNSLNGIWMLAQNNGFIEPTDATRLANPITDQVRPANYALFQPLPLIVLAQLIVGQQFQVNSGGSTRWVGDRLYVDSGSMLRFGRNSSLSVLNPQSSLNVGSRDYMSKFDRNSNYSPESDNFKALNANDPQVLFTSLFDNTATTTLVPTPINVTGNTTPVTLGPAMWGSVGIQSGARAVINAATFRYGGGEVNTTNITMPSQSVLSFITDQTTFSTPFTFGQGTRVYVTNNNFYNNFDAAMQVEPDGLLAGDPLRPLISGHPFLRGNVMQGNGIDGLAVLATRSYLSNASSNYAVVGPIEASLLPFSSGNQFVHAVWDLTDITYVLRGTIVLAGTSRPVANPSAFVTPPGPNTSLTIQSALPNTLLADGTRIASPGASVVVKLLTENNTNGAGDLEGTFGSTGAAASLQGGAGFIAGVDDGADPDASPLIDPGVWSQIRILGIPGNQSTGQKRVPVIITSLRDTTVGTTARGVVNNTILNSYPVGPYTRYAGQSLSTPAAGDGGYIYIGGNSSTTFNLDDPRQGSLIDNADLRFMTRIEVEGGGIVSAGPGSPLENKAGYVDPSVQLNARMALRISASNIDSFADAAVFAHPGAANAIVGFERSDFRGQGVTLYLYNNTISNTPVGVRVNSETVNNDPSPSPMILVALNNTFYNTGTGIRTQSPIHDGTNSQSHVYTMAMNNIFVNSSDVAVNLQGMQWNSQLQNNLFFGNNQNVLSEGNSGAFQGNISPRYGDPKFVDAANRNFALSAGSQAIDAGRSEIGPNPAGNAVYPIVTPPASGLSYGPRTDPANLTGNQQAGASNVRGGLGGIFDTRQILTLPGSGAYSFPDLFVPTLTLPAGATNGPSYVTGSLKYEALGNQFLGRRDLLGFIRADEPTTPDAGTGFDPFTDIGAFEYVNLHPPTVTAVTAIYAGAAGVWETKNFYAVGGTAGSNRTPDYVQFNFDSPIDPNSVNADTVKLQAQGKTGNNVPGTYISLAGLLSYDVANRFVRVKLAAAGIDLKTDAYRFVLVGEGANVLANPQGIALDGENLTNNNNPATGVQLPLPSGNGNPGGDFYSNFIINTVASGILPGSFVLSPASDSNVVGDRVTNVVNPTFTGTITNPNTALVPLAGQTAVVDIGVVSMTGNGNTTTYWTAASAPANLAAFVRPNAGTGLTSNTGAFAVTVGQDAAGSGLVTNTAGLLSSPYNVGSSGNLIPIPGTVGGYYVARVRIIDQSGNVSNNTIPAAQTTLVVDNGVPTSAGTPLVVKIDSPTNGSVVSNPTSDFGFQISANKNLDLTHLTTSQIQLVRAGADGTFASGTSITIDPASMLVRFLDSAAEGGGGGKGRELVTFKPSTSLGNGLYQLTILGTGANGIRDIAGNLPGADLTIQFAVYSPSTAHSVFVGAAFATDPSATLGSRANPYSTIADAVSAAGFGDRVAVLPGIYYESVVMRNQISLVSASSSSTDASLVPGNALKTIIRPAAAANAISVTATGLTAFTDPTTGATLQTELTGFTIASSLLGDPAFGSTNQNSIGLLLTNSTMLVGQNYFINSGIGVLANTSSSAPGTSSFVNNGFIGNTTGVYLNDQGGTPTSSTHYLVNNTFAFNTTGLWAQNSGTTGSNQAYVANNIFWQNHDQTPARGGLGIYSATPSHLILNNNLFSGNGQSDSLHWWAAYNAGNGFDLTKLGRTPATPPPTSATSRAGPHSSRRSTPAPARTARPPST, from the coding sequence ATGGGGAGCTTCAAGGCGGATAGTGGTGACAAGGGGCCCGATCGGCGTCAAGGCAAGAAGCACGCCAAGCGTCAGGGCTCCCCGAAGCTCGAGTACCTGGAGGGGCGCATCCTGCTGGCGAGCGATCCGCTCCAGGGGGGCAACCCGATCTGGAATGCGCGCTCGGTCGACATCGGGGACGTCCAGAACGGGCCCATGGCCCCGCTGGGCGGCCAGCTGATCAACCTGTACCAGAAGCAGCAGTCCGGGCTCACCTCGAACGCGCTGGCGGCGGCGTTCCCCGCGCTCCAGATCCGCAACGGCTCGGTGCTCGTCGGCCTGACGACGTGGGGCGACCTGAACGCGCTCCAGAAGACGGTGAAGAACCTGGGGATGCAGGTCACGTCGTCCAGCACGACTTACGGCATGATCAACGGCTGGCTGCCGATCAACCAGCTCTACACGACCTCGCAGATCCCCAGCCTCGTCAGCGGACGGCCGATCTACAAGCCCGAGGCCTCCTATCAGGGACTGGCCAACAACCAGGCGCAGCAGTCGATGTTCGCCGACGCCGCGGCGACGCAGTACAACGTCACCGGCGCGGGGGTGACGGTCGGCGTCCTCAGCGACAGCTTCGACTCGCTCGGCGGCTATCAGACCGACGTCTCCACCGGCGACCTTCCCGCCGGCATCCGCGTGCTTTCGGACCTCCCCGCGGGCCAGGGGTCGGACGAAGGTCGGGCGATGTTGCAGAACATCTATGACATCGCGCCCGGCGCGACCTTGCAGTTCGCGACGGCGTTCATCGACGACCTCAGCTACGCGCAGAACATCGTGGCCCTGGCCGACGCCGGCTCGAAGGTGATCGTCGACGACGTCGGGTACGCCAACGAGCCGTTCTTCCAGGACGGCATCATCGCCCAGTCCGTGACCAACGTCACGCAGCGGGGGATCCCGTACTTCGCCGCGGCCCGGAACTCGGCCGACGGCGGCTACCTGTCGAGCTTCCGAGGGGTCCAGGCCACGATCCCGTCGATCAACAACGGCGCGGCGGCCCGGTTCATGAACTTCAACGGCGGCTCCGGCACCGCCGTCACGCAGATGCCGATCACGACCGCGTCGGACGGCGTGTCGATCATCTTCCAGTACGACCAGCCGTTCGCCACCCAGCAGCCCGTGGGGACCGGCAACACGGTCACCTCGCAGCTCCACTTCTTCGTGCTGGACTCCAGCGGCGCCGTGGTCGCCTCGGGGACCGACGACAACACGGCCACCCAGCAGCCGTTCCAGTTCGTCACCATCCCGACCGCGGGCACCTACTCCGTCGTGATCCAGGTCGTCAGCGGCGCCGATCCCGGCCACGTCCAGTTCGTCGAGTGGGGCGGCGACGTCGCGGTCTCCCAGCAGTTCGGCACGGCGGGCGGGACCTACTACGCCACCAGCGTCGGCCACTCCACGGCGGTCGACACGATCGGCGTCGGCGCCACCCCCTGGTGGGCCCCGTCGCCGTTCCTTAACCAGAACCCGCTGGCGAACGAGCCGTTCAGCTCGTTCGGGCCGTCGATCTACGTCCGCGACGCCCGGGGCGCCCTGCTCTCGAAGTCGGTGGTCCCGCAGAACCCGTTCATCACGGCGCCTGACGGAGGCAACACGACGTTCTTCGGCGGGGTGATGCAGACGAACAACCCGCCGTTCCCGGGCAACCCGGCGACGACGACCAACCTCTCGCAGGACCTGCCCAGCTTCTTCGGCACCTCGTCGGCGGCCCCGAACGCCGCGGCCGTCGCCGCGCTGATGTTCGAGAAGGCCCCGGACGCAACCGTCGCCGAGATCCGCGCCGGCCTGGCCTCCTCGGCCCGGCCGATGAACGGCGCGGGCGCCGGGGTCTGGCATCCCCAGTCCGGCTTCGGCCTGATCGACGCCGTCGCGGCGGTCGCCTCGGTGGACGTGCTCCAGGTCGCCTCGACCACGCCGGCGAACAGCACGGTCGTCACCACGACGCCGAACTACATCATCGTGACCTTCAGCAAGCCGGTCCGGGCCTCCAGCCTGTCGGCGGGCAACATCCAGTTCGTCCGGAAGCCCAACGGCGTCACGACCTCGATCGGGGCGCCCATCCCGGTCGACGACCCCACGAATCCGACGGTCGTGGCCTATCCCTACTCGTTCACCTACAACAAGGCGGTCACCAATACGGCCAACGGCGTCTACAGCTACGTCGTCGCCGGGCCCGTCACCTCGACGGACGGTCGCGTCCTCGAGCAGTCGGGCCTGATCTCGTTCCAGCTCAGCGACGTCACGTCGCCGAGGGTGGCCTCGACGAACACGCAGGGGCGGCTCGTCACGGTCAAGTTCTCCAAGCCGATGAATCCGGCGACGATCACCAAGCAGAACATCATCGTCGCCCGCTTGAACGGCGCGCCGAACTTCAGCTCCCCCAACATCGCCCGTCCCTCGCTCGATCCCCGCGTCACCATCAGGTACGACGCGGCCACCAACACGGCCACGCTCGACTTCTCGGCGTTGCCCCAGACCGAACTGCCGACGGACGCCTACGCCATCGTGGTGATGGGCGGCGCGGGCGGGGTGACCGACGCGGTCGGCAACCAACTCGACGGCGAGTTCTCCGGCTCGTTCCCGTCGGGCAACGGGACGGCCGGCGGCACCTTCCTGCAAGAGCTGGGCACCCTGGTCGTCAGGGCCCCGGTGATCACGTCGTTCGCCCTGGATCCGTCGTCGACCAACGACACCGGCATCCCCTCTGACTCCAACACGAACAAGGCGCAGCCGAAGTTCATCGGCCAGGTGTTCAACACCTTCCCGGGCTCGGTCGCCAACGCGGATTACTACGTTCAGTTCAATTCCACGAACGGCGGCGCCTTCAGCCTCGGGGTGGGCCCCGGCGGTCGTGGGATCACCGGCAGCTACAACGTCTCGGGCAAGACCGACGCCAACGGCGCCTTCACGCTGACGGCGCACACGGCGCTGCCCGAAGGCTTCCAGCGGGCGCGGGTGGTGGTGGTCGGCCAGAACGATCAGACGTCCGGATCCGGCCTCTCCTCGTCGCTCGACCGGGCCTTCCGCATCGACCTGACGAGGCCCTCGGTCACCGGGGCCGCGCAGCTCGACCAGTCGCCGTTCCCGTTCTACGTCTCCGACCTGCCGGGGCTCTCGCTCTACGTGCAGGACGTCTCGGCGCAGGCGGCGGGCTATCTCGCGACGCCCAGGAACGTGGTCTTCCCGGCCCTCGATCCCTCGACGGCCGTCAACCTGAGCAACTACCAGCTCCAGGTTACGCTGGACAACGGGACGACCCTCGACGTCTCGCAGTACATCACCAAGGCGAACTACGTCGGCCTCACCCCCACGTACGACGCCTCGGGGAACTTCATCGGGACCTACCAGGGCCGCATCGACCTGACCCTGGCCCCCGGGCTCCCGGCGGGCACGTACCGACTCCGGGCCTTCAGCCAGGGGACGGTGGACGGCGTCTTCCGCAGCGGCCTGCTCGACGCCGCCGGCAACCCGCTGCTCAACGGGGGGAGCAGCACGCCGAACTACGCCCTGTACTTCAAGCTCCAGCGGGCCCCGGCCTACATCACCAACATGGTGATGGCCAGCGCCCCCTCGCCCAACGCGTACTACTCGGTCGGCGGGCCGGGCGCGTACTTCGACCTCTCGGGCGGCCGGGCCCAGGCCCCGCCCAAGGCGTGGATGCTCGACTTCTCGAACCCGCTCCCCTTCAGCAACGGCTCCGGCGCGGCCATCGACTACTCGGCGATGATCCAGCTCGTCCGCTCCGCCAACTCGGCCGGGGCCCCGGCCGACGGCAATTTCGGCGACCTCGGCCAGGACGGCAAGGGCTCCTCCGGGAGCGGCTTCACCCGGGTCGCCGGGACGATCGCCGAGCTTTACTGGCAGAACCCCGCCACCGGCGGCTGGATCAAGTCCGACGCCAGCCATCCCCACGGCACGCGGATCGTGCTCCTCTCCCCGGGCGGCCTGCCCGACGCCGACTACTACCGGGTCTACGTCCCCAACCAGGTGGACGTGAGCGGCAACGACAGCCGGATCTTCGACATCTACCGCAACCAGCTCGACGGCGAGTTCCTGGGCAACCCGACCAGCACCGTCAGCACCCAGTTCCACCCGTTCTCGCCCGATCCCTCCAAGCTGTTCCCCGGCGACCGCGCGATCTACAACTATGAGACGCTGCTCACGACGGGCTACACCTCGCCCGCGCCGGTCAGCCGCATGACCGGGGACGGGGTCGACGGCGGGGCGTTCATGGCCGGCTTCGTGGTGGCGACCAGCAACCACATCCTCTACACCCGCCCCGACTACAGGGAAGACCCGTTCGATCCGTCGACGGCGCCCGACGGCAGCCTGGCGAAGCCGTACTCGGCGCTCGCCCCCGAGGCCGCCCCCGGGTCCGACCTCAACCCGGGCCGCGACCCGAACGGCGGGCTCAATTCCGCCTCCAACTTCCTGTCGGGATTCAACCCGAACTACGACCGGAACGGCAACGGCCGGTTCGACCGCTCGGTGCTCTACGCGGCCCAGCAGCTCGCCTACACCGGCCCGGTCGTGATCGTCGCCATCCCGGGCACTCCCCAGCGGGATCCGCTCACGGGCGTCGTCACGCAACTGCCGTTCGTGCTCCAGGCTCCGGCCGGGTCGAATTCCTACAACAACGGCAGCGCCTCGGTCCCCTTCAACACCACCCTGGTCTTCACGCCGGGGACGACGCTGAAGTCTCAGAACGCGTCGCTGTTCGTCCAGAATCAGGGCTCCGCGCTCCAGATCCAGGGGAACTCGATCCCGGGCCAGCAGGTCAATTTCACGTCGTACAACGACGCGTCGATCGGCGGGCCGACCAACGGCAACCCCAACACCACGCCCCGGGCGGGCGACTGGGGCGGCGTGGTCTTCCGCAACTACAACCAGTCCGTCGACACCCGGGCCAACGACGTGCGATTCCCGGTCGACGGCATCTTGCTGGGCGTCGGGGCGGCTTCGGCCGATCCCGCCAGGCCCGCCCTCGCCGGGGCGGACGAGCTGATGTCGCGGATCAACTTCGCCACCTTCCGGTACGGCGGCGGCGCCGTCCCGCGAAGCTCGGGCACGACGTACAGCGGCATCACGCTCTACAACACTCGGCCCTCGATCACCAACACCCGCGTCACCGACACCGGAACCTCCGGCGGCACGCAGGGGGCGATCGGCGCCGACATGGACTCGTTCCTCCAGGACGACGTCGCTCGCGGTCCGGTGATCCGCCGGGTCACGGTCCAGAACAACAGCCTCAACGGCATCTGGATGCTCGCCCAGAACAACGGCTTCATCGAGCCGACCGACGCCACCCGCCTGGCCAACCCGATCACCGACCAGGTCAGGCCGGCGAACTACGCCTTGTTCCAGCCCCTGCCGCTGATCGTGCTCGCCCAGCTCATCGTGGGCCAGCAGTTCCAGGTCAATTCGGGCGGCAGCACCCGCTGGGTCGGCGACCGTCTCTACGTCGACTCGGGCAGCATGCTGCGGTTCGGCCGCAACTCCTCGCTCAGCGTGCTCAACCCCCAGTCGAGCCTCAACGTCGGCTCGCGCGACTACATGTCGAAGTTCGACCGGAATTCGAACTACAGCCCCGAGAGCGACAACTTCAAGGCGCTCAACGCCAACGACCCGCAGGTCCTGTTCACCTCGCTGTTCGACAACACGGCGACCACGACCCTCGTCCCCACGCCGATCAACGTGACCGGGAACACCACCCCGGTGACCCTCGGCCCGGCGATGTGGGGGAGCGTCGGCATCCAGAGCGGCGCCCGCGCGGTGATCAACGCGGCGACGTTCCGCTACGGCGGCGGCGAGGTCAACACGACCAACATCACCATGCCGTCGCAGTCGGTCCTGTCGTTCATCACCGACCAGACGACGTTCTCGACCCCGTTCACGTTCGGCCAGGGGACGCGGGTCTACGTCACCAACAACAACTTCTACAACAACTTCGACGCGGCCATGCAGGTCGAGCCCGACGGCCTCCTGGCCGGCGACCCGCTCCGTCCGCTCATCTCCGGCCATCCGTTCCTTCGTGGGAACGTGATGCAGGGCAACGGCATCGACGGCCTGGCGGTCCTGGCGACCCGCTCCTATCTCAGCAACGCCTCGTCGAACTACGCGGTCGTCGGCCCGATCGAGGCGAGCCTGCTCCCGTTCAGCTCCGGCAACCAGTTCGTCCACGCCGTCTGGGACCTGACGGACATCACCTACGTCCTTCGCGGGACCATCGTGCTGGCCGGGACGAGCCGCCCCGTCGCCAACCCGAGCGCCTTCGTCACGCCTCCGGGCCCCAACACTTCGCTGACGATCCAGTCGGCCTTGCCGAACACGCTCCTGGCCGACGGCACGCGGATCGCTAGCCCCGGGGCCTCGGTCGTGGTCAAGCTGCTGACCGAGAACAACACCAACGGAGCCGGCGACCTCGAGGGGACCTTCGGTTCCACCGGCGCAGCCGCGTCGCTCCAGGGCGGGGCCGGCTTCATCGCCGGCGTCGACGACGGAGCCGATCCCGACGCCAGCCCACTGATCGATCCCGGCGTCTGGTCGCAGATCCGCATCCTCGGCATCCCGGGCAATCAGAGCACGGGACAGAAGCGGGTGCCGGTGATCATCACCTCGCTCCGTGACACGACGGTCGGCACGACGGCCCGGGGCGTGGTCAACAACACCATTCTCAACAGCTACCCGGTCGGGCCCTACACCCGGTACGCTGGGCAGAGCCTCTCGACCCCGGCGGCGGGCGACGGCGGGTACATCTACATCGGCGGCAACTCGTCGACGACGTTCAACCTGGACGACCCCCGTCAGGGGAGCCTGATCGACAACGCCGATCTCCGCTTCATGACCCGGATCGAGGTCGAGGGCGGCGGCATCGTCAGCGCCGGGCCCGGAAGCCCGCTCGAGAACAAGGCCGGCTACGTCGATCCCTCGGTGCAGCTCAACGCCCGCATGGCGCTGCGGATCTCGGCCTCGAACATCGACTCGTTCGCCGACGCGGCCGTGTTCGCCCATCCCGGCGCCGCCAACGCGATCGTCGGCTTCGAGAGGTCCGACTTCCGCGGCCAGGGCGTGACGCTCTACCTCTACAACAACACGATCTCGAACACCCCGGTCGGCGTCCGGGTCAACTCCGAGACCGTCAACAACGACCCCAGCCCGTCGCCGATGATCCTGGTGGCGCTGAACAACACGTTCTACAACACCGGCACCGGGATCCGCACCCAGTCGCCGATCCACGACGGGACGAACTCCCAGTCGCACGTCTACACGATGGCGATGAACAACATCTTCGTCAATTCGAGCGACGTCGCGGTCAACCTCCAGGGGATGCAGTGGAACAGCCAGCTGCAGAACAACCTGTTCTTCGGCAACAACCAGAACGTCCTCTCGGAAGGCAACAGCGGGGCCTTCCAGGGTAACATCAGCCCCCGCTACGGCGATCCCAAGTTCGTCGACGCGGCCAACCGCAACTTCGCTCTGTCCGCCGGCTCGCAGGCCATCGACGCGGGCCGGAGCGAAATCGGCCCCAACCCCGCCGGGAACGCGGTCTACCCGATCGTCACGCCGCCGGCGAGCGGCCTGTCCTACGGCCCCCGCACTGATCCGGCGAACCTCACGGGGAACCAGCAGGCGGGCGCCTCGAACGTGCGGGGCGGCCTCGGCGGGATCTTCGACACCCGCCAGATCCTCACCCTGCCGGGCTCGGGCGCCTACAGCTTCCCGGACCTCTTCGTCCCCACGCTGACGCTCCCCGCCGGCGCGACCAACGGGCCCTCCTACGTCACGGGGTCACTCAAGTACGAGGCCCTCGGCAACCAGTTCCTTGGCCGTCGCGACCTGCTCGGCTTCATCCGGGCCGACGAGCCGACGACGCCCGACGCCGGCACCGGCTTCGATCCGTTCACGGACATCGGCGCCTTCGAGTACGTCAACCTCCACCCGCCCACCGTCACGGCAGTCACGGCCATCTACGCCGGGGCCGCGGGCGTCTGGGAGACCAAGAACTTCTACGCGGTCGGCGGCACCGCCGGGTCGAACCGGACCCCCGACTACGTGCAGTTCAACTTCGACAGCCCGATCGACCCGAACAGCGTCAACGCCGATACCGTCAAGCTCCAGGCCCAGGGCAAGACCGGCAACAACGTCCCGGGCACGTACATCAGCCTCGCCGGGCTGCTGAGCTATGACGTGGCGAACCGGTTCGTCCGCGTCAAGCTGGCCGCCGCCGGGATCGACCTGAAGACCGACGCCTACCGCTTCGTCCTCGTCGGCGAAGGCGCCAACGTCCTCGCCAACCCGCAGGGCATCGCCCTCGACGGCGAGAACCTGACCAACAACAACAACCCGGCCACCGGCGTCCAGTTGCCGCTCCCCTCGGGCAACGGCAACCCCGGCGGCGACTTCTACAGCAACTTCATCATCAACACGGTCGCCTCGGGCATCCTCCCCGGCAGCTTCGTGCTGTCCCCGGCCAGCGACAGCAACGTGGTCGGCGATCGGGTCACCAACGTCGTGAACCCGACCTTCACCGGCACCATCACCAACCCCAACACCGCCCTGGTCCCGCTCGCGGGCCAGACGGCCGTCGTCGACATCGGCGTGGTCTCCATGACCGGCAACGGCAACACCACGACCTACTGGACCGCGGCCTCCGCCCCGGCGAACCTCGCCGCGTTCGTCCGTCCCAACGCCGGCACGGGCCTGACCTCGAACACCGGCGCCTTCGCCGTCACGGTCGGACAGGACGCCGCCGGCTCCGGCCTCGTGACCAACACGGCCGGCCTGCTCTCCTCGCCGTACAACGTCGGTTCGAGCGGCAACCTGATCCCGATCCCCGGCACCGTCGGCGGCTACTACGTCGCCCGCGTCCGGATCATCGACCAGAGCGGCAACGTCTCGAACAACACGATCCCGGCCGCCCAGACGACGCTCGTCGTCGACAACGGCGTGCCCACCTCGGCGGGGACCCCGCTGGTCGTCAAGATCGACTCCCCGACGAACGGGTCGGTCGTCTCGAACCCGACCTCCGACTTCGGGTTCCAGATCTCGGCCAACAAGAACCTCGACCTGACGCACCTGACGACGTCGCAGATCCAGCTCGTTCGGGCCGGGGCGGACGGCACGTTCGCCAGCGGCACCTCGATCACCATCGACCCGGCAAGCATGTTGGTCCGTTTCCTCGACTCGGCGGCCGAAGGGGGAGGCGGCGGCAAGGGCCGCGAGCTCGTCACCTTCAAGCCGTCGACCAGCCTGGGCAACGGCCTGTATCAGCTCACGATCCTCGGCACGGGCGCCAACGGCATCCGCGACATCGCCGGCAACCTGCCCGGCGCCGACCTGACCATCCAGTTCGCGGTGTACAGCCCGTCGACCGCCCACAGCGTGTTCGTCGGCGCCGCCTTCGCCACCGACCCGTCCGCGACGTTGGGCTCGCGGGCCAACCCGTACTCCACCATCGCCGACGCCGTCTCGGCGGCTGGCTTCGGGGACCGGGTCGCGGTCCTGCCCGGCATCTACTACGAGTCCGTGGTGATGCGGAACCAGATCAGCCTGGTCTCCGCCTCCTCCAGCAGCACCGACGCCTCGCTGGTGCCTGGCAACGCCCTGAAGACCATCATCCGGCCCGCCGCCGCGGCGAACGCGATCTCCGTCACCGCCACCGGCCTGACGGCCTTCACCGACCCCACGACCGGGGCGACCTTGCAGACCGAGCTCACCGGGTTCACGATCGCCTCGTCGCTCCTCGGCGACCCGGCCTTCGGCTCGACCAACCAGAACTCGATCGGCCTGCTCCTGACCAACTCGACGATGCTCGTCGGCCAGAACTACTTCATCAACTCCGGCATCGGAGTCCTGGCCAACACCTCGTCCTCCGCACCGGGGACCTCGTCGTTCGTGAACAACGGGTTCATCGGCAACACCACCGGCGTCTACCTGAACGATCAGGGTGGCACGCCGACCTCGTCGACCCACTACCTGGTCAACAACACCTTCGCCTTCAACACGACCGGACTCTGGGCCCAGAACAGCGGCACCACCGGCTCGAACCAGGCGTACGTGGCCAACAACATCTTCTGGCAGAACCACGACCAGACCCCCGCCCGCGGCGGGCTCGGGATCTACTCGGCCACGCCGAGCCACCTGATCCTCAACAACAACCTGTTCTCCGGGAACGGCCAGAGCGACTCCCTGCACTGGTGGGCCGCCTACAACGCCGGCAACGGCTTCGACCTGACCAAGCTCGGCCGAACGCCAGCAACGCCGCCGCCAACCTCGGCAACTTCACGGGCTGGCCCGCATTCGTCTCGCCGATCGACCCCCGCCCCGGCTCGGACGGCCCGGCCACCTTCTACCTGA